The DNA window GCCTTCCGAGCTCTGTCCCCATGGTGCTCATTCTCCATCTTTCCCATGTTTATCAAGCACTCACGTTCAGTTTGTGTGGTCTGACTATCCATCCTTCAAAGGCACGTGACCATTGATTAAGGAGCCTCATTATTTCAACATTTCCTCCTCTGGCTTGAAAATGTCCTATGTGAGACAGAAACTTTTGTTGCATCAACAGTACCAGTCATGCACCAATGGCACATTCTTACTAATTGACTTCATTATGTAACATCATGGAGTCTATTTACACAAACTAAGATTGCGATAATGTCACTAGGCAATAAAATTGCATGGGACTGCCTGTAGCCCCTGTGTATCTGGTCCATCATTGATCAAAATGTTGTGTGATGCCAATTTGGGGACTGTGGATGCAGCTTAGTTGGGAGAGTGCTTACCTAACCTCCAGGAGGCtctgtgttcaatcctcagcactagATACATGGGACATAGCAGTGCAtacttgtaatgccagcactgcaGATATGGAGACAGGAACATCAGAAGGTCAAGGTTACCCTTGACGACAAATCAAGTTCAAAGCCCACTGAAGTCAgtctcagaaataaacaaataacttgAAGGCACATTCACCAAAAAGGGGCATTTGCTCTTGAATATCAGCAGTCTCAAGGAACTCATGCATAAGAAGGGATTGACATGTGCAGGAAAGAACTCAAACAGAAACCACAACGCCTCCAACACATGTTAGACCCTTGTTTGTCACTCTGGCTcatttttctcccttccattcACTGCTTTCCTTTGCACCTGATGGAGCTGCAGTTCTATGAGAGAGATACACCCCTGTCCTAACTAAATTGGGTCCAATCTCTGGCTGAGTCTGTGGCATGATAGCGCTGGGAACTAGATTTAATTCCTTCtctagacagacagagagagagagagagagagagagagagagagagagagagaagagagagagagaagagagacagagagagggaataCAACACATGGGCTCTGGCCACAGATATGACATACTGCAGGATGGAGGTCTCTGAGAAGGGAAATGTGTGAAGGAAGACTCTCAAGGACCCCAGCCCCTCTGGAGAGCATAGCTAAGCAGAGGGAGAGAGTTCAGGTGCAGGGGACAATCCTTAGAGTTCTTACATATCTGGAGATAGTAAGGTTCCCACCAGTGGTAAGCTTTGCAATTCACAAGGTGTGGAGTAGAATATTCAGAAGGTATTCATCACAGTAGGGAAAATTTTAGTCCTGGAGTCCATGCTGGTCCTGCTCAACAaagcttgaaaaaaagaaaaatggaaagactcAACTGTCTCCAAGTAACTACATTCCACAGCAGAGTTCAGGAATatttataagaagaaaaaaatatccagCCCACAAGTTCGAGACGTCTGCCTTCCAATCAAGCCCATGGCCactggaaggaaggagaaaatgataagGAACAATGTTCTGTCCTGGAAATCCTGTGAGCGCTAGTCTCATATTAAGgctattgttatttttgtctttatactCCTCAGTATTGTTTGACTTGCTGTAACAAACACATATCACTACCGTTATTTCAAACGATTGAACAAACCACTTAGGAAAACGAGAATCATAGGCAAAAGTACTTCTGCACTTTTCAAGTGACTGAAAGTCTCTTTCCTCGActccttccctttctgcctccctttCGAGAAGgttctcactttcttttctgccatctcttgcctttcctcccttttccatGTAGTTTAGGTCAACGTGGGACTGCGACTGTacgttttagtttttttgagagaATGTTGTTACTCGGCTTTGAACAAACACCCCATACCCTCACTAACGCTAGTCTAAGGCTTCCTGGATCAGTGGTCAATGCAGGGAAAGCCTCTTATGAGCCAGGCTCCATTTACCATGTCACTGGGCAAAGAAAGATGACACTTTGGGTGCACCTGTGCAGACTGCACCCATGTCCACCTCTGCTGTGCCTGCTCAAGAGATCCTTCTCACGTGGCGTGAAGACTGCTACAGGCTAGGGATGAAGTGCATGAAAGTGGAGGGGAGTCCacagagagcaaagaaaacagtcggagggaagaggcagaggaggcagagggccGGGCCACGCAGAGAAAGGGACCACTCAGCGACGAGACCCAGCGGCGAGAGCAAGCGCTCCAGCACGCCGCCGTGGACAGCGGCGTGGCGGGGAGAGGCCGAAGGGGGCGCGGAGGCTGAGCAGGCGCCAGCACTCGGACCCCCCCAGATCGCAGGAGGGCCCAGAGTCACCCGGGCTTGGACGCACGGTCCGAGCGCACCTCGCACGCACCTCGGGGATCCTGCCTGCGCACAGCAGCCGGCGATGAGTGAGAGCAGCCGCCTGTGCTCGGGCTACTACAGCCTCAACCGCAGCTTCGTGGAGCCCTTCCAGTGCCCGCGGCGCGGCGACGGGGCCGCGCTGCTCTACTGCTGCGGCTTCGCAGACCTCAAGTACTGCTGCAGCGAGCCGGGCAGCTACTTCCCCTACAAGCACAGCTACATGTGGAGCCTCaggtgggcagggcagggcaggatggagcagggaggaggcagggcagggcaaAGGTGACCCTTTCCGGACCTGGGAAAGTGACCAGTGGGAGACACATAGACGGAATGGGGAGGTCTCCCAGTGCACGCTGGATTCAGATCCTTGTGCCCAGGCATCGGGCTTCTGAATGGGTCACTCTGCAGGGCACCCTGGAGACCAGTGGGCACCCTGTGCGTCCCAGCCTACCTCGGGGACCACTGTTTGCGCGACAAGCTGGAGGCTCCACTGACAAGACTGGAGGTTTTGATTCCTCTTTAGGTGTTTGTTCATTGTATACATTTGAATGGAAAGGAGGCTTCTTTggatctcccccaccccccgggTTAAGGTATTCAGGACTAGAGGAGTACTTAAGTGTCTCTGGACAGCTGGAGTCcttaaagtaagtgtgtgtgtgtgtgtgtgtgtgtgtgtgtgtggagtgtgtgtgtgttgttgtgcaGGTGCATGGTGTACCAACTGGGCTTTACAATCGCTTCTCTCAGAGGTTCGGACAGTGCACTGCCCAACCAGGCTGAAGGAGGCGAAGAAAGCTCTTGAGTTGCCTTACCTGCGCAGGGCAGATGGCCTTTGCTGGACATGCTTCCCCTACACCTGCACTGTTTGACCATTGCTAGACGTCAAGAGGCTTTACTTTCAAAGGCACGTCTTTCATGCTTCTTTTTCCTACAGCGGGGCTTTTCCTTGTTTCTGTTAGTCCTTATGCAGGTGTTTTAATGATGAAATGCTCCACTCCAGAGACAGGCAAACTTTGACATTTTCGACTTGATTCTTCTCTTTTGTCTACAGAATGAGTGGAATCCTATTACAGAAAAGAACTTTCATGTCCCTCCACAATaaattgcgtgtgtgtgtgtgtgtgtgtgtgtgtgtgtgtgtgtgtgtgtgtacagtactATTGCTCCACTTCTCATCATGATCCAGAATTTGGCATACATGCCAGATCAACAGCaaacttattttttgaggcaacaGAACAAATGCTACTTTTCTGTGTTGCAAACTTCAATAAACTCTCAGAAAAGACTACCTTCCTTCTGGGAAGTCAACTGATCAAGTGATTCTTGAGTAGAAAAAACTTGGCAGAAAATGATACCAATTTATTCACCCTAGATTATTTGCAGGAAGAAGTGATGTACTGCCCTGTTATTTGGGCTTTTCAAGACTAGCTTGGTAATCCATCTGTGAGTGTTTGAATGGCAGAAGCACCTCCAACACAGGCTGGCACTGCTCAAGTCAAAACTCAGTTGGAAACGGTGCCCAGGATCTTCAGACCTCCCCTGGTGGCAGGCAGAAGAGGCCATAAAAACCTTCATAAGGTTTGTAAGAGCATGAAGGAGGGACAACCTGCTTGGGGTCTACCTCCATCAGTACAAAATGAACAGCTAGTTCAGTGTCagggaaacagaaaaatcacATTAACTAAGGGCATCACACGGCAACATTGAACCAGGGGTTCCTGTGAATTTCTGAGCTCTGAAAACACCGCAGGGAGGTAAATTTATTGGAGCTTCATTTATCTTCTATTCTTTGCTCTTCACTGCTAATTTCAAATGTTCCAAGTGCAAAAGAAAATGTTAcagaggtgtggtgatatattgcataccctaataaaatttccctgaagatcagagaacagaacaagccaccagattaaacacagaggcctggcagtggtggcacacacctttaatcttagcactcgagaagcagagatctttctggatctctatgagctcaaagccacactggactacaggagattgactcagtctaggagagaaaacagagccaggcagtgatagcacacacctttaatcccagtactgggaagctcacatacctttaatcccaggaagtgatggctgggcagagaaaggtatataaggcatgaggagacaggaattaaaggcttttcagcagaatcGTCCCTTTTAGCTACGGGCTTTTTCAGCTGgagccttttggctgaggactcagagacattgagtcagaggatttgtggagttggcaaggtgagctgtggcttgttccattgtctctcagatctttcagcatttaccccaatttctggctccaggtattttattaaaagaccatttagcaattcatgttccACAGACGTCACTAGCATTGGTATTGAGATTGCACAGCTACCAGGGAAAGGCAGCCATAGCTACCTTGAGGAAAGTGAAGGTACTAAGTAGGAGAATGATTGCATGGCAAGGATGACAGCTTCAGACACTTTCCAAGGGCTGGCAAAGCAACTGCTCTGGGAAGCCAGGAAAAAGGACGAATCTCCCTTCCAGTGCCGGTCCTTCTTGTCTTCCCTCCTCATCTAAACCCCTAAATTCAAAGGGTCCCCTTCAGTAACCTTTGCCAGAACTTCAGAAAATGAGGCTTATTGGGCAGGGCCATTCACAGGTGGGTGCTGAATACGTATTTGTGGAAATGACCAATTTAGGAGACTACTGTCTCCCCATCTTTACATGGAAATCTGCAGGCACATATGGAGCCATGGCGCAGCGTTAACATGCTCTTTGGGTTTCCTccaaattgttttaaaaacctTGTATGTTGAACATTCATGATGTATATGCTAGATTTCATCAGACTGACACATTTTCATTTACTAAATCACTTTTTAaccttgaaaattattttcaacacCCAGGTTCTCATTTCAGGAGTCTGTCCAAATACCTCGCCTATCTGCTTTGTGCACAAAGTGATACTAAATGGGTTACAttcttatgtgtctgtgtctaggAAAGTGGACATAACCCTCCCAGACACAGTTTGCAGAAGGCAAGGTGCAAGGGTTTCTTTCCTAATCCTATTAGAGGAAAGGGTTATCAGTACGGCAGCCTCCAAGTTCAAATACATAACTCTGCTTGGACtgtgacataaaactatctagtcttcactATATGCAGGGCTGGTTGGGGGCAGAGTCAATGTTAATAAATCAAGCACAACATTCTTGGACTTTGACTCCATGTTGCCTATAGCTCAGGAGACAATCTCTTGTGTGCAAGGGTGTTTTATCTCCTCAAATCAAGGCAGAGTAGAGTAAACAACCTGTCACCTTCAATACTGTTCTTCCTCTCAAAGCAGTGAGGCTCCAGGCGTCCCTGATCAAATtctgccttcctcccctccccctgccacctCCTTCCTTTTGGTAAAAGTCAAGCCAAGGGCCTAATCCCTGAGGGAAAGCAGAAGTCTGAAGACAAGCCAAGATAATGAAGACTACGATCATTATTTTTCAGTGATGTGCATTCCAGTTGCTACAGGCAGATCAATCGTGAGTTAATTGGTGTTTATCCTCATCTGTTGAATATTTTCTACATGctaaacacacataaatactTATTCACAACACTATGGGGAAACGGACTGAAGTCTGCTCGTGAATAGCCTGACATCTAATTATGGCTGTTTACACAAGACTCAAGAGACACGCGTCTGCATACAGTTCAGTATGACGCTGGTTTTTCAAATTCCCTCTCTTATTTAATAGTACCAAGGGCACAAGTTTTATGGAAACTGCTACTTCAGTGTCTAGCCATATGTATAAGCACGTAAGTGAATTACTCCAAATGTGGTGgcagagaaaaagacaggaaaatctcAGACTTGGAAAGTGAATTTCATATACATTCTGCGAACAGCTTTCTTTTAACTAAACCCTCTTCTCTTTTGCAATGGTTGTGGTTTTGTCTTTCATATATATCTCTAAGTGAGAAGTCTTACATCTCTGATAAGTATGTTTCCTGATTCTTATTGAAGCAAGTACTTTCCTGTTTATCTTTCATTTGTGAAACTGATCATTCTGAGGTGTGATATTATTTTGATTAACTTGATTAATTGGACTAGGATATTTATGATGTTCCTAGAGAATCATGCGACCTTTGACCTGTCTCATAGATGTCATACTAGTAATAACATACAAATTTTAAAGGTCCTGAAATACAATAGACAGATTATGACAAGAATCCAGGATGAAAATTTTTGCTTACTGTTTATAGGAAAACAGAATTTGGCTATGAATGAATGAGAGCAAGAATGGGCACTGACATCTTTGGTCCCACTTGAGTGCACAGCAGTTTGGATGACATGACATCTTTCTGTTTATCCAGCATTGGTGCTCTGGTTGGATTGGGAATCGCTGCCCTTGTTTTGCTTGCCTTCATCATCAGCGTCTGTGTCCTGTGCTACTTATTTCTGTACACAAAACCTCAACGATTAGACAATGGCCTTAAACTTCAGCATCTAGAGGCATCTTCTACCCTAGAAGGTAACCTGAATCTACTGTTTGTAATCAGTTACCTGTACCATATCTCAGCTGGGTGACAGAGCGTGCTGTTAAGAATGAACATTCTTTAAAGATTCAGTTTATGGTGTATCCTTGCAAGACTTCACGTTGAATCAGCCTTGAGTGACAGGATACTTCAGGGAATTGTGTTCAAGAAAAACTAGCAGACTACAAATGCCCTCATGGGAAACACGTCAGCAGGCCAGTACCTTCATTTCGATGTATTTAATTCCCTTTTAGTTATCAACACGTATCctcttgaaaaaaattacattttggtTTTTGGAGGAACCTAAGACATTGAGTACATAAAACAACAGCATGCCCAGTAGGTACTGCTCTTTACACTGGTCAGTCAGTGGTCCGACTGGCACCTAGTGTGAAGAAGCCAGGAGGCATCTAAAATGATTCAGAGGTTTGcaaaaaacctgaaaaacaaGTAGAATATTCTTGGTTGTTGAAGAGACAACAAACTAATTAATTCTATTGGTGTATGTCTATGTGCACAATGTAACTATAAAGTAGAAAGCAACTCTTACGAATAATTTGTGGTCTCTATATCTTCCAGGTGTTCCAGTTATAAAGCAGTATATAGATGTCAGCTGCTATTGTTATAAAACTGTCAAGATTCTGTGAGAACTGATTTCCACTAGTTAGGAAACACCAATCATGAATTTTTGAAATGTGTGTATgcagaatgtattttaaataatatgtagGTAATAATACATAAATTTAGGATCTATGTTGACATATTTAGAAAAGCATATGAGTGTTTATTGcttccatttaaaaagaaaaggagaatctTTCCTAAAATATGAAGGAATTCTCCGTATTTTAACTGAATGATGGAATCTGTCACATTTACGAAGTACCTGCCCTGTGACCTTATCAAATATGTCACCATCACCGTGTGCCTGTGTTACCTATAGTCTCCtctgaggagaaggagaaggagaagaaactccCGGCCTCTCATGTCCTCTTGTCACAGTGCAACAGGACAGATCCCTCTGCAGTTCTCTTCCCAAAGCACTGATAATGAGGGGCCGAATTGACAGGCTCCAAGCTGAATTTAGTCCAAGTGACTTTGACCCAGTTTCTCCACAAGCACAAGCGTGCGATTGATTGGTGATTATCACATCATCAGACTGTAAAAGTAATTATTGTCTCATTTGCTTAGATGATTGAAAGTCATGGTTTGGAATCTGTCCTATGCCCAAGAATCACCTAAGGAGGGAGCATGTTAGAAACACAgctttgctgggcggtggtggctcctgcctttaatcccagcacttgggaggtagagccaggtggatctctgtgagtttgaggccagactggtctacagagcaagatccaggacaggcaccaaagctacacagagaaaccctgtctcaatatacaacaaaaaacaaacaaacaataaaaaaaacaccccacaaaaaaaacaaacaaaataaaacaaaacaacacagctgCTCAGCCCCAGCTTTTCTGACAACTACCTCTTCTCCCTCGTCTCTTCTTCCTACTTTTCATGGCCCGGTGATGGCGAGACTGTTCAAATCTAAGGCACCCCTCAAACTCCAATATTTCACCAACCCCCTCAATGGATACAACTATCCACCATGACCTTCTGTGGTCAGCCTTCTAGGTCTTTCTTTTTCTAACCTCCTTTTCCAAACAACATTGGGCCCTTTGCCATTCCTTGAGCTTCTTGGTGAGGACCTTGGCACATGCTGCCACCATTTCCTCCTATGTCTGTGTAACTCTTTCCTGAGACATCCTTTTCCCAGGAGTTTCTCCTCACCTGCATTCTCaactttctgctcttcctagTCAATGTCCCACCCTCAAGCATTTAGTTACTACTTACTTACTACTAACATAACAGACTACACATTTGActtaactattatttatttacttctctaTTTGTTATCTATAAATTTCTTGACATTCTGACTGGAAACTAAGTCTCAGCAAAGTGAAAATTTCTGTCATGCTTGTTCACTGTGATATCCCAGGTGCTTATCACACTCAAACATGCCttgaaggaatggacttgatTAGTCTTACATCTTTACTGCTCTCTGGACTGTATCTTGGAACCACTGACCAAGTACGGTCATTGCTGCAGTCACTGAACATGCATTGTGTCCTTTGTGTAATGCACTGTGCTCAATCAAAGTGGTAATTTTTCCTGTTTTAGCTCAAGTACTAttgcaatattttatttcatgtttgctCTGTGAACCCAGAAGCAGAATTATTGGCATGTCGATTCATATTTGGCATGTTTCTTGCTATTTAGTGGATGAAGCCAGTTAATGCACTTTTTAGGACGTTAGTTAGATGAGACTGCTTACTTGCAATGAAATCTTCCCACTTTGTTCCTCACAAAAATGTTGTATCAAGGTAGTAAGTTAATTTAATAGACCTTTCCAGAGTCTGGATATTAGAATGCAGCATACAAAATTTAAAGTAATCAGTGTCTTGCTGTTGCTTTCAAAGGACAAGATTTTGGTCCtgtgggttgatttttttttttttttttctaaatcataGTGCAGAGCACAAAACAAAATAGGTAATCCATTTGCTGTTGGAATAGAAAAATGGGTTCCTCTTGAATCATCCCTTTGAAATGATAATTAAACATTGTGCACTTTATTAAATATGAGTGGCCCATTCCAGTGTTTCCACCACCTAGCAAGAGATGCTGTTGTTCATACTGTGGGGAAGACAAGTAATGGGTATTACTGCATTTAAGAAAAGTGTTAAAGATTGGAAACATAAGGAAACGTTTGCATAATTAATCTGGCTTGTAAGTAGTATATCTGAGGGAAAATTGATTTCACCAGTTACAAGCCTTTTATTTCAACACTATCTCCTCTTAAAAATGCATGTGACATTATTTTAGATTAATACCTAACattatctcttttattttctgaaattatgaTTACATaattccccctcccctttcctgcctTGAAACCCTCCCACATGCCTCTCCTTGTTCCCtttcaatgtcctcttttttcattaattgttgttgtacacacacacacacacacacacacacacacacacacacacgctcctaAATACATGAGTACAACCTACTCACTCTGTATAATATTACATTaattatgttttcagggctgaacatTGTCATTAGGTAATCCattgtgttcttccctgggaaaaCTATTTAGATTAATTTTTGTAGTGGAGACTGTTTTCATTATAGATAATTTGAATGGATCACACAAGAGGAACTGTGTTCTTGTACATATCACAATGAATATAGGGACAATGGTATAGTTTCTAAAATCAGCTAATCATAGATTACACTGCCCGGACTTTTCCTCAGCCTATTTTCATTGCATGgtattttgattttaaatgtaCACAGCTTGAGACTTTACAGTCTTTGAACTGATCTTGAAAAGGCAGGTAGGTCTCTTCTGGCCATCACTGCAGACATTAGTGGCATAACCTCTGTTGTCTACCCTGTACTGAGCACCTCTCACTGAACAATTGGTGGGCTTTTACACTGTGGCTTgcaactgttttcttcttttttaaacttttacattT is part of the Onychomys torridus unplaced genomic scaffold, mOncTor1.1, whole genome shotgun sequence genome and encodes:
- the LOC118575426 gene encoding protein shisa-like-2B, giving the protein MSESSRLCSGYYSLNRSFVEPFQCPRRGDGAALLYCCGFADLKYCCSEPGSYFPYKHSYMWSLSIGALVGLGIAALVLLAFIISVCVLCYLFLYTKPQRLDNGLKLQHLEASSTLEGNLNLLFVISYLYHISAG